From the Solanum lycopersicum chromosome 10, SLM_r2.1 genome, one window contains:
- the LOC104649564 gene encoding uncharacterized protein, protein MAPKDGNESDNDEEIQNQMTSLEIGTTEEIRALKQQMEEMYGAWMSGQPPPSTIRDYFNTNMSHPIQVSTSDPIYPPGFSPYANTSNVAGTSMMRPSNTPVISNPLFVSIAPTNSILQPTMVPKSNSDTPPKVWRDQSYTLEEDIKISSSHPHIHQYSSPVEIEKMVKNEEHEEMTKKMKSLEQSIRDMKGLGGHKGILFSDLCMFPHVHLRAGFKYPKVEKYDGHGDPIVHLKRYCNQLRGAEGKEELLMAYFGESLIGIASEWFIDQDITNWHKWDDLAQCFVQQFQYNIDIVPNRSSLANMRKKTTENFREYAIRLREQAARVKPSMKESEMIDIFLQAQAPDYFHYLLSAVGNTFTEVIKVGEMVENGIKSRKIVSQAALKDTTQVLHNGSGNTGGKKRREDVAAIVSAPRTHVQGNSSQHYFPSQAPQYFVPYTPYHVFNAQPIAPPSYLQWRAPTPQNHPPPPQVHQNTARIPFRPRPQYKKENGVKDDFTPIGESYACLFQKLRRLNVLIPIERKMSNPPPRNLDYSHHCTYCYNSPGNNIERCWYLKRAIQDLINSNRIIVESPSGPNINQNPLPRHTAINMLEMMKGHEEFASPYKTILSVGPGIEEVSKCC, encoded by the coding sequence ATGGCCCCCAAAGACGGAAATGAATCGGATAATGATGAGGAGATCCAAAACCAGATGACTTCACTAGAAATAGGGACAACAGAAGAGATAAGGGCGTTAAAACAACAAATGGAAGAGATGTACGGGGCTTGGATGAGTGGACAACCTCCACCGTCTACAATCCGAgactattttaatacaaatatgtctCACCCAATCCAGGTGTCGACAAGCGATCCGATATATCCCCCTGGATTCAGCCCCTACGCTAACACATCCAATGTCGCTGGAACTTCTATGATGCGCCCTTCGAATACGCCTGTGATAAGTAATCCACTATTTGTGTCAATTGCCCCGACTAACAGCATCCTGCAGCCAACGATGGTGCCCAAATCCAATAGCGATACTCCGCCCAAAGTTTGGCGTGATCAGAGTTACACTCTTGAAGAGGACATTAAAATTTCAAgctctcatccccacattcaTCAATATAGTTCCCCTGTAGAAATTGAGAAGATGGTCAAGAatgaggaacatgaagaaatgactaagaaaatgaagagtttggaaCAGAGTATAAGAGATATGAAAGGACTAGGAGGCCACAAAGGCATCTTATTCAGTGACTTGTGTATGTTTCCTCATGTCCACTTGCGTGCTGGTTTTAAATATCCAAAGGTTGAAAAATATGATGGTCACGGAGACCCCATAGTTCATCTAAAGAGATATTGCAACCAATTGAGGGGTGCAGAGGGCAAAGAAGAGTTACTTATGGCCTATTTTGGGGAAAGCTTAATAGGGATTGCATCTGAATGGTTCATAGATCAGGATATCACCAACTGGCACAAATGGGATGATTTGGCTCAATGTTTTGtacaacaatttcaatataatattgacattGTTCCAAATCGCTCCTCGTTAGCCAACATGAGGAAAAAGACCACGGAAAATTTTCGTGAATATGCTATCAGATTGAGGGAACAAGCTGCTAGGGTTAAACCATCGATGAAGGAGTCAGAGATGATTGACATTTTTCTCCAGGCGCAAGCACCTGATTACTTTCACTATCTACTTTCTGCCGTAGGGAATACATTCACTGAAGTTATTAAGGTAGGGGAAATGGTGGAAAATGGCATAAAGTCTAGAAAGATTGTAAGTCAAGCTGCCTTAAAAGACACAACACAAGTGCTTCATAATGGTTCTGGAAATACTGGAGGGAAGAAGAGAAGGGAGGATGTGGCCGCTATTGTATCAGCGCCTAGGACTCATGTCCAAGGTAATTCCTCACAACACTATTTTCCTTCCCAAGCTCCGCAATATTTTGTCCCATACACTccatatcatgtttttaatgCACAGCCAATTGCACCCCCTTCTTATCTACAATGGCGTGCACCAACTCCACAAAATCATCCACCACCCCCACAAGTTCATCAAAATACTGCTAGAATTCCTTTTCGTCCTAGACCacaatacaaaaaagaaaatggagtTAAAGATGACTTCACTCCTATTGGAGAGTCGTATGCTTGCTTGTTCCAAAAATTAAGGAGGTTGAATGTTTTGATTCCTATTGAGAGAAAGATGTCGAATCCTCCCCCGAGAAATTTGGATTATTCTCACCATTGCACATATTGTTATAATTCCCCAGGGAACAACATAGAGAGATGTTGGTATTTGAAAAGGGCCATTCAGGATTTGATCAACTCTAATCGAATTATAGTTGAAAGTCCGAGTGGACCCAACATCAATCAAAATCCATTGCCGAGGCATACTGCAATAAACATGCTAGAAATGATGAAGGGTCATGAAGAGTTTGCATCTCCGTATAAGACAATCCTTAGTGTTGGACCTGGCATTGAAGAAGTCAGCAAATGttgttga